The Chiroxiphia lanceolata isolate bChiLan1 chromosome 4, bChiLan1.pri, whole genome shotgun sequence genome contains a region encoding:
- the LOC116786169 gene encoding neuropeptide-like protein C4orf48 homolog, with protein sequence MGAMALPSAWSAVRVAILSLSVVGLLSVRLVGAGQDSGSVIPAESRPCVDCHAFEFMQRALQDLKKTAYNLDTRTETLLLRAEKRGLCDCFHAIH encoded by the exons ATGGGAGCAATGGCGTTGCCGTCTGCCTGGAGCGCGGTGCGTGTGGCGATCCTGTCCCTCTCGGTGGTCGGCCTGCTGAGCGTGAGGCTTGTGGGGGCTGGCCAGGACTCCGGGAGTGTCATTCCTGCAGAAA GCCGTCCCTGTGTTGATTGCCATGCGTTCGAGTTCATGCAGAGGGCGTTGCAGGATCTAAAGAAGACGGCGTATAACCTAGACACACGG acagagaCCCTCCTCCTGAGAGCGGAAAAGAGAGGCCTGTGTGATTGCTTTCATGCAATACACTGA